CGCCGGCAATGCCGCCGATGATTGCGGCGAGCCGGCGTAATAGAGCAGTATCTTATCTCAGACGCCGCCGACATTATCGCGTGAAGACATGGAAGTATCGAGCAGTTAGATACTTAGATCGCTGGATCgcataaaaaaaacatctgCGGGGTTCGGAGATAAAAACTTCGACCCCCATTTggacctttttctttttcttttaatttcctTTTTCTCATCATGTTGGATTGGCAGTGCGGTGATTTTAGACCCAGTGTGCAACGTCCAAAATCCACTTGGTGCTATTAGGCCGTATCCATAGTGGAACCAACCAAGCCTAGAAATTGGGCTAGATTAAAAGCCCATAGTTTACACAGACACGGAAGTTTTGGCCCATGTTGATGACTAAGGTGGAATCGAACCCTTTCGAATTATTTTTCTTGGTTTTCAAATTAGGAGGGTTCGGAGATTAAAACATCGATGCTCTTCAGTATTTTTTTCTACCTTTTGCCATCACGGCCTAATAACTTTGGGACAACTTTGGTTAATCGGCTCGAATATTACGGACGCAACAATCGTTTTAATATATTAGCAGGCTTatacttgaaaaaaaatcagcaattGCAAGCACATACGTAATTAAGCTCGTATTAATTGGCATGTAATTTACAAATTTTCCCTTGTTTTCCTCAAGTTTTGCCCCTTTTTTTGCGGTCATCGTAATTTAAAAGTATTACGCCTTACAAATGCACATGAACGAATGAATGGGTCGACGAATTTTGCAAGTTATTAATTGATGATTGTTGTTTGATTAAATTCACCACGCTTCTTCGTAGTGGCCACaatggcggcgacggaggctgtGACGACCGACGACGCGACGATGATGGTAGTGTGTAGTGTGTGTTTGATTTATTCGTTTATTATTAGCGATTGCAAATATTTCTTGTGTCACCGTGAGATCGTTGGGGGAGTGCAAATATTTCTTGCAAATGTATATCACCGGAGATCGCCGGGAATGGAAATATATATCGCCGGAGGAATGCAAATATTTCTTGCAAATATATAGCGGCAGAGATCGCCGGCAATGCCGCCGATGATTGCGGCGAGCCAGCGTAATATAGCAGTATCTTATCTCAGACGCCGTCGACATTATCGCGTGAAGACATGGATGTATCGAGCAGTTAGATACTTAGATCGCCGGatcacatgcaaaaaaaaaagcatctgCGGGGTTCGGAGATAAAAACTTCGACCCCCCATTTggacctttttccttttcttttaatttcGTTTTTCTCATCAGGTTGGATCGGCAGTGCGGTGATTTTAGTCCCAGTGTGCAACATCCAAAATCCACTCGGTGCTATCAGGCCATATCCATAGTGGAACCGACCAAGCCTAGAAATTGGGCTAGATTAAAAGCCCATAGTTTACACGGACACGGAAGTTTTGGCCCATATTGATGACTAAGGTGGAATCGAACCCTTTCGAATTATTTTTCTTGGTTTTCAAATTAGGAGGGTTTGGAGATTAAAACATCGACCCTCTTCAGTATATTTTTTCTACCTTTTTCCATAACGGCCTAATAACTCTGGGACAACTTTGGTTAATCGGCTCGAATATTATGGACGCAACAATCGTTTTAATATATCAGCAAGCTTATACTTGAAAAAAATCGGCAATTGCAAGCACATACGTAATTAAGCTCGTATTAATTGGCTTGTAATTTACAATTTTTCCCTTGTTTTCctcattttttcccttttttgcgGTCATCGTAATTTACAAGTATTACGCCAAATGcacatgaatgaatgaatgggtCGACGAATTTTACAAGTTATTAATTGATGATTGTTGTTTGATTAAATTTTTCACGTTTCTTCCTAGTGGCGACaatggcggcgacggaggtTGTGACGACGGACGACATGACGATGATGGCAGTGTGTAGTGTGTGTTTGATTTATTCGTTTATTATTAGCGATTGCAAATATTTCTTGAGTTACCGTGAGATCGCTGGGGGAATGCAAATATTTCTTGCAAATGTATATCACCGGAGATTGCCGGGAATGCAAATATATATCGCCGGGGGAATGCAAATATTTCTTGCAAATATATAACGGCAGAGATCGTCGGCAATGCCGCCGATGATTGCGGCGAGCCGGCGTAATATAGTAGTATCTTATCTCAGACGTCACCGACACTATCGTGTAAAGACATGGAAGTATCGAGCAGTTAGATACTTAGATCGTCGGATCTCATGCAAAAAAAAGCATCTGCGGGGTTCGGAGATAAAAACTCCGACCCCCGTTTGgacccctttttttcttttaatttcctTTTTCTCATTAGGTTGGATCGGCAGTGCGGTGATTTTAGTCCCAGTGTGCAACGTCCAAAATCCACTCGGTGCTATCAGGCCGTATCCATAGTGGAACCGACCAAGCCTAGAAATTGGGCTAGATTAAAATCCCATAGTTTACGCGGACACGAAAGTTTTGGCCCATGTTGATGACTAAGGTGGAATCAAACCCTTTCGAATTATTTTTCTTGGTTTTCAAATTAGGATGGTTCGGATATTAAAACGTCGACCCTctttagtatttttttctacCTTTAGCCATCACGGTCTAATAACTTTGGGACAACTTTGGTTAATCGGCTCGAATATTATGGACGCAACaatcattttaatatatatgcAGGCTTATACTTGAAATGAAAATCAACAACTGCAAGCACATACGTAGTTAAGCTCGTATTAACTGGCTTGTAATTTACAAATTTTCCCTTGTTTTCCTCAAGTTTTGCCTTCTTTTGGAGAATAAAATGGAATTTTAGGTCATCGTAATTTACAACTATTACGCCTTACAAAGGCAAATGAACGAATAAATGGATCCACAGATTTTACAAggtattaattgatgattgaTGTTTGATTAAATTCACCCACGCTTCTTCCTGGTGTCGacaatgatgacgatgatggcggcgacgaccgaCGACGATGGTGGTGTGTAGTGTGTGTTTGATTAATTTGTTTATTATTTGCGATTGCAAATATTTCTTGTGTCACCGTGAGATCACTGGGGGAATGCAAATAGTTCTTGCAAATATATATCACCAGAGATCGTCGGGACTGCAAATATTTCTTCCAAATATATATAGCTGGAGTTCGCCGATGGAATGCAAATATTTCTTGCAAATATATAGTGGCGGAGATCGCTGGCAATTCCGCTGATAATGGCGGCGAGCCGGCATAATATAGCAGTATCTTATCTCAGACGCCGCCGACATTATCGTGCGAAGGCGTGGAACTATCGAGCAGTTAGATCACCGAATCGCGTGCAAAAAAAATGCATCTATGGAATCTCCGAACCCCCATTtgaacctttttctttttcttttagtttCCTTTTCTCATCAGGTTGGATCGAACGTGAGGTGATTTTAGACCCAGCAGTGTGCAACGTCCAAAATCCACTCGGTGCTATCAGGCCGTATCCACAGTGGAACCGACCAGGCCTAGAAATTAGGCTAGATTAAAAGCCTATAATTTACGCGGACACGGAAGTTTTGGCCCATGTTAATGAGTAAGGTGGAATCGAACCcttttgaattatttttcttGGTTTTGAAATTAGGAGGGTTTGGAGATtatggggctgtttggatgcTATACTAAGTTTGTCACCATTCACCATACATTTATACCACACTTGCCTAAGTTGTGGctttaaaaaagaaatccaCACTTTGTTGAGTTGATGACGTGTAGGGTCATAATATATGAGAAGGAGTTTTGCCACAAGTATGGCTATGAACCAAATAATAGACTAACTTTGTCAAACTTGCCTAATATAAAGTGTGGCAACCTATGGCAAACTTTGGGAgcaaaccaaacaacccctaaaACACCGACCCTcttcagtattttttttctacctttTGGCATCACGTCTTAATAACTTTGGGACAACTTTGGTTAATCGGCTCGAATATTATGGACGCAACAATCGTTGTAATACATCAGTAGGCTTATACTTTAAAAAACAGCAACTGCAAGCACATAGGTAATTAAGCTAGTATTAATTGGCTTGTAATTTACAAATTTTCCCTTGTTTTTCTCaagttttgcctttttttgcgGGAGAATAAATGGTATTTTAGGTCATTATAATTTACAAGTATTACGCCTTACAATGGCAGATGAACGAATGGATGGATCCAGGAATTTTACAAGTTATTAATAGATTTGTTGTTTGATTAAATTCACCCACGCTTCTTCCTGGTGGCGACaatggcgacgacggaggcggcgacgaccgacgaggcggcgacgatggcggggcGGTAGCGGACGAAGAAGTTGTTCATCCGCTTCTCGTGGAACACCTTCACCTTCTCGACCTGCACGTCCATGGCCATGAACACCGACGGGTAGGTGGCGTACCCGTCGATCTTCTTGATGAGCTCgtgcacctcgccggcgcccctGGACCCGCCGCGCacgacgccggcgcggcggaggatcCTCACGTCGGCGACCTCCTCGACGAGCTCGTTCATCAGTTGGAAGTAGCGGGTCACCGGCTTGCTCTGCTCCTCCAGCTCCCGCGCCAGGAGGTTCCTCGCCACCGTGGCCAGCTTGAAGTCGAACACCAGCGCCGGCAGCCGCAGCGTCGCGGCGTCCTCCTTGAACTGGACCACGGCGCGGCCGTCCTCCACGCCGGCCTCGAGACGGACGCCCGAGCGGCGGAGCTCCTTCGCCGTCGGGATCCTCGACGTCTTGCCGCCTTTCacccctcccgcgccgccgccggcttccgaCGACGGCGGAACAAGGCTGGCGTGCAGGCAGTCCAGGAGCGTGAGCtcgccggagatggcggcgtCGTCGGGTTTCTTGGCCTGTTCGTCCTTGGAGAAGAACGGCGAGTAGTACGAGCAGAACGAGCGGATCACGCCGTCGAAATTCGCGCGCGCGAATCCGAGCTTGTATTCCCGGAGCGCCTTCGCGACGTCGTCCTTGAGCCCCGggatgtcgccggcggcggcgtggaccgccgcctcggcGAGGTCGGCCACGGCGAGCAGGTGCTTGATCGGGAGCTGGTTCTCGAGCTTGATCACGTCCGTGACGATGTCCTGCATGTGCGTCGCCTTGAAGCTCTCGTCGACGGCGTCACgcctggcggcggccgcggcggcgcccttgccgccgccagtcgccgccgccttggtGAGCCGCGGGAGGAagccgacgacgaggaagatGGCGTCGATGACCTGCTTGTTCTCCTCCGTGCCTTCGTCGGGATGCTGCGTCCTCTTCGCCAGCTGATCATCCTCCGCTTTCTTCTTATCCTCGTCTGACACATAATATTCGAGTAAATTTTGTCAAATTGCTCCAACCAACTACAACGCTCTTGGGTTCGTTTGAACTCCATTAAAACACTTCCTTCGTTTCAATTACAAgtcgtattattttttttctaattatcaGCATTTACAATACTGAATTAGTCCcattaaaactaacatttaatatgcttgttttatattgaaaatattgctataatTTTTATAAGCTTGATCAGAACGACTTTAATATATAACGCCGTTGATTTATTGATAaacgtttaaccatttatcttatttaattttttttgtaaatataaaaaaattatgtcatgcttaaagaacttGACGATAAATCAAATCGCAattaaataaatgataattacataattttttttaataagacaaatcgTCAAATTTATCTTAAAAAGTTAACGTCAGCAATAAAATAGGAGTTAAAGTATATAAGAAATAAGATTGAATGTGATATTTACTACTTCCtcagtttcacaatgtaagttattttagcatttcccacattcatattgatgctaatgaatctagatagatatatatatatttagatttattaatatcaatatgaatgtgaaaatgctataatgacttatattgtgaaacgaaggaagtagtaCGGACtatctatccagattcatatcTAAAGTAGTGAAAAAACTAAAGTTTTTCATCATCTCAGTGCGCCACATCATCAATTAAATACAGACCATCCGATGGAAGAAAGATTCATTTTGAACCGTTGGATCTGGAGTGTGTCTGAGGCTCAGTAAAATTCTATTGTCGCTTCCATCTCACGTTCAAGCAAAGAAGCACAGGCTTCAGGAAGCTTCGCCCATCTTCCTGTCACTCCCGTACTTGCCATATGTGATCAGTGATCGGTTGGTTAAGCAGACAAGGATGAGTCTCCTCTGATGTAAAGTCAGAGGAActttgtcactgacatgtgggagtGACAAAGTCCCTCTGACTTTACGTCAGAGGAGCGCGATCCAGCAGACAAATAGTCTACTTATATGATGTGTGTTAATATGCATATGTAAAAGTGTAGCAAGTCTTCTTTTAAGcatttttgttaagtactttctCTGTCCTATATTAAGATTATTTTTAGCTCATCccatttatctcaaaataaattgaTTTTTAGTAATAATTATATCAAAGTTTATAAAAGTAAAGAATAATTGCATTGGAAGTAGATAAAGTGATAAATAGTTATATTAGGATGAGATAAAGTAGGGATATTTTAGTCTTTTGAtgtttgtattggtatgtgtaGGATGAGTGAacaataaacttattttggaacaTCTGTATTACTAATatgcatttgtactaatttttttacCAGGTATGCATATGTACAAATTACTCcctttattttaaaatgtattgagatatatataaatataattaccTTCTCAAACAAACTTTCCAATATTATACTTTTAACTACTACTGTTTTCTTTCGTTTATTATCAATACCTACAAAATCGACGCCATATaaaaatagtcaaataaaaatctaacaatACTACTTTATTATATAATgatataaaaatcaaataaaaagtcATAACATTAATCACATATCCAAACCTGTACTTTTAATCCATTCATTAGACAAGTTTTTATGTTTTGATTTTTCTCAAAATAAAAATGccttatatattttagaatagacgaagaaaaaagttagtaTTCCTTTATCATACAATAATACTCTATTGTCATAAATATATAACGTTTGTTTTTTCTTGAGCAatctttcaaaattttttcCATCAAGGAGATCTCAACAACAGGGCACCGTTGGACTGacctatatatacacatattttAAACGGGTCTTAATAGCCACACAACGCGTGGCTTATGTGGCTAGTTAATAGTAGAAAATGTTTTATTCAGTTATAtgtccttatattttgggacgacgTAAGTATTTAACAAGCCTCTGACCTTCTGAAAGGGCCTGCGGTCTACGTGGTGAAGGGTCGGGGTGGACGTGGGGGCAGCAGTAGGCGGCGAGGTTGAGGAGGAGGTCGCGGGAGAGGTGCCTGGTGTGGTCGTCGACGTGGTCGCCGGTGACGGACTCGTAGACGAGCGCCGCCTTGACCCAGAAGCTGTTGCCGCGGTCGATCTCGTTCTCGAGGCCGGCGTGCGAGAGGAGGACCCTCCTCGGCATGAACTCCGACGGGTTCTCTGCACGCATCCGCGTGTACGCCGCCGACCCCagcatccccgccgccgccgtccacgccgcCATGGCTTTGCTCGTGCGTGCGTGCTCTGGTTcgatgggtggtggtggtggtggtgatggtgagtTTGATTGCGTGGTGGATGGGAGGGAGGAGTATTTATAGCGGTGTCGTGGATGTGGGGGGCGATGGGCTTGCAGTAATCCCTTTCGTGACGTGGTTACTTAACTGGAGGGCAGCTGACGTGACAGGGGAGAAGAGGAATGTAGGAGTACTAGCCAATGGCTCCTACAGTAGTACTAGCAGCAATAGGCACGTTGCTGCATTGCATTCCGCCAACTTTTCTTCAGAACAAGATGAGTAGTGATTGATACACCCCCATTCCAAAATAAGCttatttatagttttttttaaccgtttaactatccgtcttatttataattatttttataattattattattattattattattagatgattaatttatttcttttaattttttgtatttttttaaataagacatacGGTTAAACGTTGAATAAAGAAATCCATAAATAAACTTATAACTTATTTTATGACGAAAGGTGTAGTCAAAGAAGATCAACTAGAGAAGTAAGGTAAAGTATTaggaaatgttttttttttcttccatgtgAGCATTTGTAATGGACTATTGGACTGTGTCCCTTCCTCTCACAATTACTCATTTTTGTTTTACAAAAATTGCATTGAAGACATTTTTCCTTCCCAACTTAATGTCCATCATTTTGGTTCGTGTGTTCGAGGCTTTGAGCAATGTTCTCTACCTTGGTCCCAGATTTTAACACTTctctaaatatatttttctgaaCCAATTATAAATAATGTTTCATCTACTTCCTTTTCTCAAAcaattataatatttttcatTCAATTTTACCGTTATCTTGATACACGTGTCTAACCCCATAATTTTATAGGAAGAAATAAATGAGCAGCTAAAAAAACAGTATAAAAATTAGTGGCgaaaaacaaaatattatcCTAAGATCACAAAATCCCTTATACATTTTAGGACAAACTAAAAAAGACAGAATGTCAAATACCTTATATTGCGCGACGGACTGATGTACAGATGTAGTATTTGTTTCTATCTTGCGGTCGATCCGTTGATGGCTCATGAatcatttctctctctttttcgaaGGACGGGAATCTGGGTTGGTCACTCACAAAGATGAAGGATTGATACCTTAATGAGATGCCTGGACGTCTAGGTATGGAGCACTGGAGGCTCTTCTCTATGCCATTAGGCCATATTGCCCTTACAGCAGGTTAATGAGATAACAAGGGGTAGGTGATCACGGCATCACGCCAAGGATAATTGGATAAAGCAACTTGATTTGATTACAAGGGGTGGAAAAATGTGCTGCATATGCGAGTGCCTGTGCCTGCTAACACAAGGCACACCTGACTGATGCCGCATGCTTCCaaacactactccctccatttcacaatataaatcattctagcattttccatagaatgacttacattgtgaaacgaaggaagtatttAGTCTTCACCTTGTGATTTCCAAGATCTCTTTTGACACTTGACATCGCAGTAGCTACAGCTTCCAAACACTATTTAGTCTTCACCTTAAGACTCAACAATACAGTTACCTAATGGACTAAAATTTATCTTCACACAAATATAAGAACAGCACAGGCGACAAAGTATTAAGCAAAAAAGGGTACAACTGTAATTGATGGGAGCTAAATCCTATTGATTCCAAGACTCACATTTCGATGCATTGAGAGGTTGCTTGCGTGGTATCAGCCACATGTGAAACCGCTTCAAGCATCCTCATCTTATTCTTCACTACTCACAAGTGCCATTCATCTGAACCTGACTCTGCATATGGTCACTGGAACCATATTGGCCAAGTAGCAGGCCTACAAGGGTAACCTTGAGTGATCGTTTGCAACTTTGCATAACTGGTTCCCTTTCCATGTAGTGTACAAAGTTTTCATTCCGCTCATGAAAGACAGGAAGATTGAGGGTCCTCGGAGAAATTCGCTGCTTCCTTCAAATCCATTTACATGACATATGGTTGATCCAtgaaggcccattcgaagatctGTTCATACTGTGAGGCGGCATGGTCCCATGTAAAGTCGCTTGACATGCCTCGCTTCATTAGACCCTCCCAAGAGGACTTGTGTTCCCTGTATGTCGAAATTGCCATCCGCAATGCCTGCAAGAAACGATGCAAATTTTTAGTACATACTCCAAAAGTTCATATGGTGTAATGCTTGTGCCCTGAAAATACCATTTTCAATGAGGCTTTTATTACTGATTCTACAATGTTTTCTCAACAAAGTTTGTAGCTTTCCCTAATTATTATCTTGACTACTTGAGTACAAGGCAAAACAAAACTGACTAGTACTCACATTAAATTGTAGACAAGCAATGCAAATCTTTCCTTGTcaaatccatttttttatcAGTTTCATTTGAAGTGTTCAATGACACAAAATGGGCCCTGTTTCCCTGTTTCCACATTCGAAGTATGTACCAAACATGCAATTCAAATCATGGACTGGTCAGTCGAGCAATTTAGCAACCTAAGCACATATATGCTTCAGGGTTCTATTCCCCACTAATTCCAGTTTCCCATTAACCCACCAAGTGCTGAGCCgctttcttctttggatttcaATCACGTGTGTTCCTTTTCTTTAGTTTGCTTGTCAACTCTTTCTTATAATATTTACTTAAATCTGAAAACTAACAAGTACTAGGAGTTCAATCCTACTGGAATACCAGACAATAACCAGAACTGGCTGGAACATACGTCATGAGCCTCACCTTGTTTTATCCTTTTTACTTCTGGCAAGAATCAAACTACATTATGATTACCGGCAAGAAAAATAGCAGTATACGATACAACCaaaatgcatagttgaaatcaTCATGCTATTGATGTTAAGAGGGCCAATAGTATTGATGTTGTATGGCATATATAATGGGATTAAGGAATGGATAGAAGAACTAAAACTAGGTGCAGGTTCAACATAAACTTACCCACAGCATTTTTTCAATGGTTAGTGGCGAGAATGCCCACCTGCAATATGTCCCAAGTAGCAACAGTTAAATTAATTGGTTATAAATTGAAtaatatacaaaaaaaaattgaatttaattaattccactaaaataaaataaatctgCAATTTTACTTTAATGAAGCATTCCTTACCCTGTACCCTGCTCTCCTTTCTCAGCAAACGGGTTAAAATTCTCCACTGTATCCTGttgaataaataaaaaaaagtgagcAGCTCTGCCTTGGGTGCTGTGCTGACATAAGTGTCACACTATAGGAAAGCTTACTCTGAGGCCTCCAGTTCCATGAACAACAGGCACTGTACCATATTGCATAGCATATAGCTGATTGAGGCCACAAGGTTCGAATCTGGATGGCATCAACAATATATCGCAACTGTACAAAAATAGAGGCATCAATATTTCAAATGTAACTTTATCAGCAAAATTAATTGAGATTTCAAATGTAAATGCATCCTTAGCTGACAAATGACTATTATTGGCGAAGTTATTTTGCATACCCTGCAGTTATTCGGTGGGAAACTGGAACACTAAATCCAACCCATCCACGAAATTTATCCCTGTACCCTGATTCTGTGGATCTCATCCATCCTTCAAAACCTGGGTCACCAGATCCAAGCATGAcctataacaaaaaaaacaaaaggtgtcattttttttaagaaaaaaagaagtattAAAAGGTGTCATTGATCAATCGATTTCAGTTGTTGGCTAAAATATGTggataaaattttttaaaacccACTACAAACACTACTCTGTTTTAGTCTCCAGTTGAAAGCCAGAAACCCCCAACAATGAAGTATTTGGGATAAGCACGTGGTTGCAGTTCATCAAGACATTTGCTGCCTACAAGTTAGATCCTACTGACTTAATAAATGGTGATCCTTTTGTCTGCATGTATACGCGTCCCCTGGTGTCTGTCAGAAGATGTTGTTTAGTGTACCCAAAATGTATAAAGGGTGGAAATAACAGACTGGCTGGCCAAGCAGGTGCTCCAATTGATATCACACTGGATGGTTGCTAATAAGTCATACAGTGGTCAAGTTATACTACTGCT
The Oryza sativa Japonica Group chromosome 6, ASM3414082v1 DNA segment above includes these coding regions:
- the LOC4340206 gene encoding uncharacterized protein; amino-acid sequence: MAAWTAAAGMLGSAAYTRMRAENPSEFMPRRVLLSHAGLENEIDRGNSFWVKAALVYESVTGDHVDDHTRHLSRDLLLNLAAYCCPHVHPDPSPRRPQALSEDEDKKKAEDDQLAKRTQHPDEGTEENKQVIDAIFLVVGFLPRLTKAAATGGGKGAAAAAARRDAVDESFKATHMQDIVTDVIKLENQLPIKHLLAVADLAEAAVHAAAGDIPGLKDDVAKALREYKLGFARANFDGVIRSFCSYYSPFFSKDEQAKKPDDAAISGELTLLDCLHASLVPPSSEAGGGAGGVKGGKTSRIPTAKELRRSGVRLEAGVEDGRAVVQFKEDAATLRLPALVFDFKLATVARNLLARELEEQSKPVTRYFQLMNELVEEVADVRILRRAGVVRGGSRGAGEVHELIKKIDGYATYPSVFMAMDVQVEKVKVFHEKRMNNFFVRYRPAIVAASSVVAASVVAIVATRKKRG